From the genome of Rhinoderma darwinii isolate aRhiDar2 chromosome 1, aRhiDar2.hap1, whole genome shotgun sequence:
aacctgctccatacttctccccccacGCACTATGACattcagtgttgtcatggggatggcCGCCTTTGGACATGACTGATGGATTACTGGCATCTTTCTTGTTACTATCTAGAAGAGGTTTATGTATTCGCACCATTAATGTTGTACAAGCGACATATTGACCCTGACATTGTAGGGAGCGGATGAGATAAATGACGTGTATAATCTATATCTGTCTTACTAGTGACACCCCGTTATCTGTACAAGACGAAGAACTATTTGTAGCTTTGTTATAATTCCAGGATCGGCTTTTTATGACCACGGTGGAAATAACCTTCAGTGGTGAGACAAGTATGACTCCGTATTTCACTCTCACATAAACTCGGGGGAGATGTTGTCCTCGTGTTGGGGTCTTTCTGGAATAACTCTTACACCATCCCGAATAATGTCATCCAGTCCTGACCGCAAATGGGAAGACACTTTACAATAATGTTTCTGAGCTCCTTATACTTCACGCTGAAAGAAGTCGGAAAATATCATCATTTATAAGTGAAATTGTTAATAGTTTATAGTTCAAAAACATCCATAATAAAACGTTTTGTAAGGTGAAGTTTTTATCACTTCAAAAATAATGACCGGACTTATAAATGATGAtattttaggttttgtttttttttacacaatcgaAATTGACAACTCATCATTACTCCACAATCTCGAGGTTCGGatggtcttagggtatgtgcacacactctaattacgtccgtaattgacggacgtatttcggccgcaagtgccggaccgaacacagtgcagggagccgggctcctagcatcatacttatgtacgacgctaggagtccctgcctcgctgccggataactgtcccgtactgaaaacatgattacagtacgggacagttgtcctgcagcgaggcagggactcctagcatcgtacataagtatgatgctaggagcccggctccctgcactgtgttcggtccggtacttgcggccgaaatacgtccgtcaattacggacgtaattagtgtttgtgcacatacccttacagaggagCCCCCTCCCAAACACTTAGGTGcctcagtcactattgaccgcagcttcaaaggggttaaatggctgtaaTTGTAGTTCTCTCAGGTCTCCGGCCTTTGCAGCAGGTGTCAGGTCTTCCCTATGTCATGTGAACAAGTCCTGAGCGGTAAATGtcctgtgcaggaaggggttaaatgagtaaaatacaagtttatactgaatcgtatcccacaaaacaatgtatcactctgcTCCGCTCCACCTGCGCTATAACATGATGATAAGAGATCCCACTGCATGTTCcctttatatataatgtcacctcagctgctgcagaacctcacagttcatatcaaacactgactgcatagtgtgcaccacgtcttgtgagatgtcagcaatgtctccccagtatccgccatgtgtaaggttgtcaggagtctggtcttcattgtctgggggaAAAGTCTTCATTTTACACTTCCCACctgagagatatgccataaatgtctgctatatgggggtcccacctctatgtggagaacgggggtcccccgacccgcctggtgaggtgatgactacatccaggtggagaatgaatggagaagtgaccacacatgtgcacgactctctgCATTCCcttgtataggagttccagaaacagctgagcacggccagaggtggcatatcctggggagaaatgtctgtgttgggaatacccctttattccatttggtgatggctctgagaagatgtttctctcaatgatgaataagtgaggttctgtatgtcacacatgatgttgtcccctgtatgatttccatcttctcctttcttcataaagacgtctgcagtactagatcctccagatcctccagttttctcatcttctcctccacaacgctccttctcctgagtgacccaccaagcatggacaaggacaggaatgagatgagcagaagaatattagacttcaccttggagatcatctacctgttgagcggagaggtaaacttttctacattatagaacaagtcacacatagggaagggacaatacataataggaagtaataggaagaatccagtgtcctgtataacagcgtccagaccttccaagtgacgtcaagaagccaccagcagaaaagctgaatatcagccaccaatatggtcagttatgtgtcatgtcaccaatgcagcaatagtaatgtagagcaatgagaatgacaacgaaccaggaggatcaggatgatatctatatagaaacatagaagatgacggcaggaggaaagCACacggtccatctagtccccccccgtccccccaatattatttcctttttagttttggcctctctctatttctcaatgtctttttgtaggtgaggtctccagtattacagatgtggggtcactagagctctatacagcggggtcacaatctccctctctactgaggggggaatactatgttcagttctctaagtgtctctctccattcacaggagtacacaatagtgaagaagacatcgggtgactgtacgactcccatcatccatgagtcaggaggatggagcagtagtcagagccccatcacagagcctccccctcactcccggatacatgagaagaagatcttagaactgatctacaagatgactgagctgctgactggagaggtgacactgctgggaaattctacagtaacagcactggaggtgtctgggtaatgactgtatcattgtgtgtgtcaggttcctataaggtgtcaggatgtcactgtctatttctccatggaggagtgggagtatctagaaggacacaaggatctgtacgaggaggtcatgatggagaactaccggccgcgcacatcacaaggtgagatATTGATATATTATTAGATTATTGTTGCAGTGTTAGtttcatcatgtgcagtatatacagacaTGTGATTCCTGATCTCCGATCACACGTTCCTCACTTTGCTGCAGTGCTGCACTAGGAGATGATCACAGATTTGTTGTAGAAGTTTCTATATATCTGAATGTTGTTGATTGTGCAGCAGGTGTATGACTTTTTATTAACCACAATCAGATGAGTGGGACAGTgacttgtgtgtgaacatagtcttatataACCAGTGACTGATCTGCGCTTCTCCTATAATCTCTACAGCTGAGTGTAAAGTTCTACCATGTGGAACAGCGGACATGACAATCATGTGGAAAGATGTTCTGCAGGTTCAGTGTGAGATCTACTAATACCGGAGTCTTCTCTTCTGCTCATGGATGAGACGTTCTCCTGGTAAaccctttaacccattagtgaccgctttattccgatgcaatagcctttttacggcactgcattggaataaataaacagagcacggagcctttaaatctccctgctctccgttaccagaggtagctgagggctgggggcatccctgttcTAGCGGGTAAgagcgatataagtatcgatctcagccgcttaacccctcagatgcggcgctcaatagcgagcgccgcatctgagtggatttagggaaagggagggagctccctcttttaccccaccggcaccctgcgtgtgatcgcacagtgtcggtgtcttctatggcagccgaggggcctaataaaggtccccaggtAAGCCTGTATTGtatacctgctaggtcatgccagaggcatggccttgcagatgcctgtccgttttacacggacaggcactaatacactgcaatacagaagtattgcagtgtattataaatgcgatcgatcgattgcatagtaaagtcccctagtgggactagtaaaagtaaaaaaagcgtttttaataaaaagtgaaaaaaatatgaaacacccactttttccccttacaaaatgctttattattaaaaaactaaaaaacaatgcaaaaattgcttttttctttgaatcctgtcttaaaaaaaatgtgataaaaagtgatcaaaaagtctcatctactccaaaatggtaccaataaaaacgacaggtcgccccgcaaaaaaaaagccctcatacaactgcatcagcgaaaaaataaaaaagttatggctcttcaaatatggagatgcGAAaacaaatattgaaaaaaaagtgtttttgctgtgtaaaagtagtaaaacataaaaaatctatacaaatttggtatcattgcaatcgtaacccgctgaataaagttattgttctttataccacacagtaaacgttgtaaatttaggacgcaaaaaagtgtggcgaaattgctgtttttttctttctttcccccccccccaaaaaaagttaataaaagttaatcaatatattttatgtaccccaaaatggtggtattaaaaattacaacttgtcccgcaaaaaacaagatcttatatagctaaaataaaaaagttatagctcttggaatgcgacgatggaaaaacttaaaaaatatcttggtcattaaggtctaaaatagactggtcattaaggggttaatagttctGCActtaaaagaataataataatcacGGTCCATATGTCCTATAAGTATATATTAATGACAAACGCGGTCCCCGGCTCGGTACCCCACTCTTGGTCAGAGCAGAGGGGTGCTTTACCCCCCTAACAATCacataaaacgtaaaaaaaaaaaaaatgtcctaaaCCTCTCTTTATTTGAGACTTTAATTAAATATCCAAAATAAAATATAGTCAGTGCATATTTCAAGTCCCTTAATGCTTCTTAAATTGGTGTTCCCAGAATCgagaattatcacctatccataaaaTTGGTAATAATTGTCTGAGCGCTGGGACCCCACGATCGTAAGTACGAGGGTCTTGAGCCGCCTGGTCCTCGTCACTGCTCAACCTCAATGAGGAGAACTgaaggagcggtggtcgagcatgcaacagttgaatactatggcagagcagaaaaCCACCAGCTCCCCACCATTCACTAAGATAGTAGAAATACAATaggaaaaaacgggatacacggcgctgcttaatGTAATTAATGTGATTAATTTAATAACGgagaatgctacgcgtttcgacgccggaccggcgtcttcatcaggcatatcaacaggatagtacaaaaaaacacatatatatatacacagatgtacaaaatgtaaaacaaattcattgggccaattcagaccagcctcctggccaaaaaaccgccaaaaccagcaggtcaaagttcagcaatGTCAAAAATGTCAAAAACAAGGTAAACAGTAAAAGGGGGGTGAATACAGGTCACAAATGGGTTGCTAACAGACAttaattgacattaaaagccacaTTTAGTAAAGTTAACAGATAAGCACAATGGAGAATGATCCGTTGAGTCAGAGAAAAAGGGAGTTGATACACATAATAAAAACATTATATTGTACATAAAAGTATATTTTATGTGATATGTGAGAGGAATATACGATCTGGCGTTGTCAGGGAGATAGTGAGATGATACGATGCCAAAAAACAGTACGGGATCTTAATAGAACGCATAGTGGAGCGTTGTCATGGTGACCGTAAACACAGACATACCGGAAGAGAGGGGAAACTAtgatggaacgcatggtggagCGCAGGGCGCAGAGAATGCGCAGGGGGGAGGTTTTACCCAAAGGCAAATaagccagaggtggagccgcatctatcagacatttctggcatatcctggggagaaatgtctgtgttgggaatacccctttattccatgtggtgacggctctgagaagatgtttctctcaatgatgaataagtgaggttctgtatgtcacacatgatgttgtcccctgtatgatttccatcttctcctttcttcataaagacgtctgtagtactagatcctccagatcctccagttttctcatcttctcctccacaacgctccttctcctgagtgacccaccaaggatggacaaggacaggaatgagatgagcagaagaatattagacttcaccttggagatcatctacctgttgagcggagaggtaaacttttctacattatagaacaagtcacacatagggaagggacaatacataataggaagtaataggaagaatccagtgtcctgtataacagcgtccagaccttccaagtgacgtcaagaagccaccagcagaaaagccaaagatcagccaccaatatggtcagttatgtgtcatgtcaccaatgcagcaatagtaatgtagagcaatgagaatgacaacgaaccaggaggatcaggatgacatctatatagaaacatagaagatgacggcaggaggaaagCACACGGTCCGTCtagtcctcccccccccccccaatattatttcctttttagttttggcctctctctatttctcaatgtctttttgtaggtgaggtctccagtattacagatgtggggtcactagagctctatacagcagGGTCACAATCTCCTTCTCTACTGAGggagggaatactgtgttcagttctctaagtgcctctctccatacacaggagtacacaatagtgaagaagacatcgggtgactgtacgactcccatcatccatgagtcaggaggatgtagcagtagtcagagccccatcacagagcctccccctcactcccggatacatgagaagaagatcttagaactgatctacaagatgactgagctgctgactggagaggtgacactgctgggaaattctacagtaacagcactggaggtgtctgggtaatgactgtatcattgtgtgtgtcaggttcctataaggtgtcaggatgtcactgtctatttctccatggaggagtgggagtatctagaaggacacaaggatctgtacgaggaggtcatgatggagaactaccggccgcgcacatcacaaggtgagatATTGATATATTATTCGATTATTGTTGCAGTGTTAGtttcatcatgtgcagtatatacagacaTGTGATTCCTGATCTCTGATCACACGTTCCTCACTTTGCTGCAGTGCTGCACTAGGAGATGATCACAGATTTGTTGTAGAAGTTTCTATATATCTGAATGTTGTTGATTGTGCAGCAGGTGTATGACTTTTTATTAACCACAATCAGATGAGTGGGACAGTgacttgtgtgtgaacatagtcttatataACCAGTGACTGATCTGCGCTTCTCCTATAATCTCTACAGCTGAGTGTAAAGTTCTACCATGTGGAACAGCGGACATGACAATCATGTGGAAAGATGTTCTGCAGGTTCAGTGTGAGATCTACTAATACTGGAGTCTTCTCTTCTGCTCATGGATGAGACGTTCTCCTGGTAAaccctttaacccattagtgaccgctttattccgatgcaatagcctttttacggcactgcattggaataaataaacaaagcagggagccgttaaatctccctgctctcagttaccagaggtagctgagggctgggggcatccctgttcTAGCGGGTAAgagcgatataagtatcgatctcagccgcttaacccctcagatgcggcgctcaatagcgagcgccgcatctgagtggatttagggaaagggagggagctccctcttttaccccaccggcaccctgcgtgtgatcgcacagtgtcggtgtcttctatggcagccgaggggcctaataaaggtccccaggtAAGCCTGTATTGtatacctgctaggtcatgccagaggcatggccttgcagatgcctgtccgttttacacggacaggcactaatacactgcaatacagaagtattgcagtgtattataaatgcgatcgatcgattgcatagtaaagtcccctagtgggactagtaaaagtaaaaaaagcgtttttaataaaaagtgaaaaaaatatgaaacacccactttttccccttacaaaatgcttcattattaaaaaactaaaaaacaatgcaaaaattgctgttttctttgaatcctgtcttaaaaaaaatgtgataaaaagtgatcaaaaagtctcatctactccaaaatggtaccaataaaaacgacaggtcgccccgcaaaaaaaaagccctcatacaactgcatcagcgaaaaaataaaaaagttatggctcttcaaatatggagatgcGAAaacaaatattgaaaaaaaagtgtttttgctgtgtaaaagtagtaaaacataaaaaatctatacaaatttggtatcattgcaatcgtaacaacccgctgaataaagttattgttctttataccacacagtaaacgttgtaaatttaggacgcaaaaaagtgtggcgaaattgctgtttttttctttcttccccccccccccccaaaaaaaagttaataaaagttaatcaatatattttatgtaccccaaaatggtggtattaaaaattacaacttgtcccgcaaaaaacaagatcttatatagctaaaataaaaaagttatagctcttggaatgcgacgatggaaaaacttaaaaaatatcttggtcattaaggtctaaaatagactggtcattaaggggttaatagttctGCActtaaaagaataataataatcacGGTCCATATGTCCTATAAGTATATATTAATGACAAACGCGGTCCCCGGCTCGGTACCCCACTCTTGGTCAGAGCAGAGGGGTGCTTTACCCCCCTAACAATCacataaaacgtaaaaaaaaaaaaatgtcctaaaCTTCTCTCTTTATTTGAGACTTTAATTAAATATTCAAAATAAAATATAGTCAGTGCATATTTCAAGTCCCTTAATGCTTCTTAAATTGGTGTTCCCAGAATCgagaattatcacctatccataaaaTTGGTAATAATTGTCTGAGCGCTGGGACCCCACGATCGTAAGTATGAGGGTCTTGAGCCCCCTGGTCCTCGTCACTGCTCAACCTCAATGAGGAGAACTgaaggagcggtggtcgagcatgcaacagttgaatactatggcagagcagaaaaCCGCCAGCTCCCCGCCTTTCACTAAGATAGTAGAAATACAATaggaaaaaacgggatacacggcgctgcttaatGTAATTAATGTGATTAATTTAATAACGgagaatgctacgcgtttcgacgccggaccggcgtcttcatcaggcatatcaacaggatagtacaaaaaaacacatatatatacacagatttaCAAAATGGAAAACAAATTTATTGGGCcaattcagaccagcctcctggccaaaaaaccagcaggtcaaagttcagcaatGTCAAAAATGTCAAAAACAAGGTAAACAGTAAAAGGGGGGTGAATACAGGTCACAAATGGGTTGCTAACAGACAttaattgacattaaaagccacaTTTAGTAAAGTTAACAGATAAGCACAATGGAGAATGATCCGTTGAGTCAGAGAAAAAGGGAGTTGATACACATAATAAAAACATTATATTGTACATAAAAGTATATTTTATGTGATATGTGAGAGGAATATACGATCTGGCGTTGTCAGGGAGATAGTGAGATGATACGATGCCAAAAAACAGTACGGGATCTTAATAGAACGCATAGTGGAGCGTTGTCATGGTGACCGTAAACACAGACATACCGGAAGAGAGGGGAAACTATGATGGAACGCACGGTGGAGCGCAGGGCGCAGAGAATGCGCAGGGGGGAGGTTTTACCCAAAGGCAAATAAGCCTATATTTGTATTTAAGGAGGCATTGATAGCAAACTAGAAGCGGATAGAAGatgtgtttattataaatttaTCAAAGATAGTATAAAGACTATGGAAATTGTGGTCATAACGACCACTAGTAGCTACGGTGGCCGGGCAGGTTCAAGCCGTTTTCTGGAAACGAAAACGCACATGACACTGGACAGATAGTGCATGAAAGGAAGAAAAGTAGGATCAATGCAAGGAGTCAGAAGAGCAGCTAAATGAGACATATAGCACAATTGTATCATAATTAGAGCAATTGGACAGGGAATACCCTGTAGATGGGTATGCCATATacatttgcaaaaaataaaataagaggtTGAATTGAAAAAAACGTAATGCTTGATtgtgaaaatatatataacatCAATACATACCCTCAATAAAGGGAGGAGAGGGGGGGGTTGGGGGGTTTGCAATGAGGGGAAAGGAGAATTCATATCTAGGAGTGttaataaatatatgtattaaaattgcaaatatatcaataaaattaaaatcaatattaataaattaaaattaataaaattagatATATAGGAAAATGAAGAGTATTGACATTAGTCCAGCGCGGACTCTGCAATATCATTAAGGCCATTTGGATATAAAGTCACCAGTTtgtatatccaaaaattttcCCTTTGCTTCAATCTAATCTATTGGATATATCAAGAGGTATTTTTTCAATGGGGGTTACAGTGATAGTCAAAATTGCACTTATGTTCAGTGGCACAGTGGCGGGACACGCTATGTTTTTCAAAACCAGTCCTGACATTAAATCTATGTTTATTGACCCTACATCTgagggtttgggtggtacgacccacatattgtCGATCACACGTGCATTGTAACAGGTAGATGACGTAGTCACTACCACAATTAAGAAAACTTTTTATCGGGAAACTTTCATTCGTAATTATAGAAGTgaagtgcgtttttttatttgcAATGTTTATACAACAAAGACATCTGCATTTGCCACAACGATAAGACCCATTAATAATTAGTGATGTTTTCGGAGGGTCTTGAGTAATTTTATGTAGTTTGCTAGGCGCAATCATATTTCTTAGCGTTTTAGCCCTTCTATATGTGATCTTGGGCCTGATGGGAAGGATACTTTTCATGAATTGGTCATTTTttagaatgtgccaatgtttcagAAGTATAGAGCTAATTAGTTTGCTCCCTTTATTAAAAGTAGTGataaaattacaattaaaatcGGTCGATTTCACAACAGCTTGGGCTGTAGGGTTAATACATTCAGATTGCGTTAACACTTTCGCTCTAGACTCTGCCCCCATGATCAGACTAGTTGGAAAGTTTTTATGTTTAaacctttttttcaaaatattgcATTCAATGGAGAAATCTTTATCGTTAGTACAGTTCTTTCTTATTCGTTTGAATTGGCCAAAAGGTACATTCTTTAGCCATGGAcggtaatgtgcacttttaaaattcaGATAGCTGTTAAcgtcaactcctttaaaatgtgttttggtacttaaagggaatgtgttgccagcaaaacatgtttttttttttagttaaacaattagtgtgtaggtgattaaacattgttctaattttgtatttttttttcacgagtcaggaaatattataaattggattctaatttataatatttcccattgctggtcactagatggagccattcccaaaattgcagcattgcatgtggtaaagcaaccacattgctttatgctgcaaaattgggtaaaaatccctcgctctagtgagctctcataatcccccccccccctcctttatcctggctagtgccgggagaaacgaggggattgaacggtctaacctcctacactttgtgtcgcc
Proteins encoded in this window:
- the LOC142705996 gene encoding gastrula zinc finger protein XlCGF66.1-like, with the protein product MDKDRNEMSRRILDFTLEIIYLLSGEEYTIVKKTSGDCTTPIIHESGGWSSSQSPITEPPPHSRIHEKKILELIYKMTELLTGEVPIRCQDVTVYFSMEEWEYLEGHKDLYEEVMMENYRPRTSQAECKVLPCGTADMTIMWKDVLQVQCEIY
- the LOC142706162 gene encoding oocyte zinc finger protein XlCOF29-like, producing the protein MMERMVERRAQRMRRGEVLPKDVCSTRSSRSSSFLIFSSTTLLLLSDPPRMDKDRNEMSRRILDFTLEIIYLLSGEEYTIVKKTSGDCTTPIIHESGGCSSSQSPITEPPPHSRIHEKKILELIYKMTELLTGEVTLLGNSTVTALEVSG